From one Streptomyces sp. NBC_01478 genomic stretch:
- a CDS encoding SurA N-terminal domain-containing protein encodes MHRRRRTALVLTAVIAAAAPALTACGSDAHPGAAAVVGGQRITVAQLQTRVNEVRTAQRASVQNEAQYERAIATTGGLTRETLYGMVFDQVVHRAAQDAGVTVSRKDIQDMRSALAQQAGGAKALEATWLAQYGVPPQRLDENLRLQVEGRKLAAKLGTDTSQPAFWKALSNASKELHVDLNPRYGTWDVTKSSRVDAKTPWVREVTAAATQQPA; translated from the coding sequence TTGCACCGCCGCCGTCGCACCGCGCTCGTCCTCACCGCCGTGATCGCCGCCGCGGCCCCCGCCCTGACCGCCTGCGGAAGCGACGCGCATCCGGGCGCGGCGGCCGTCGTGGGCGGGCAGCGCATCACCGTCGCGCAGTTGCAGACCAGGGTCAACGAGGTGCGTACGGCCCAGCGGGCGTCCGTGCAGAACGAGGCACAGTACGAGCGGGCCATCGCCACCACCGGCGGCCTCACCCGCGAGACGCTCTACGGCATGGTCTTCGACCAGGTCGTCCACCGTGCCGCGCAGGACGCCGGAGTCACCGTCTCCCGCAAGGACATCCAGGACATGCGGTCCGCTCTCGCCCAGCAGGCGGGCGGCGCCAAGGCCCTGGAGGCGACCTGGCTCGCCCAGTACGGCGTCCCCCCGCAGCGCCTCGACGAGAACCTCCGCCTCCAGGTGGAGGGACGCAAACTCGCCGCGAAGCTCGGCACCGACACCTCCCAGCCCGCCTTCTGGAAGGCCCTCTCCAACGCCTCCAAAGAACTCCACGTCGACCTCAATCCGCGTTACGGCACGTGGGACGTGACCAAGAGCAGCCGGGTGGACGCGAAGACGCCCTGGGTGCGGGAGGTCACGGCGGCGGCGACTCAGCAGCCGGCGTAA
- a CDS encoding serine/threonine-protein kinase, with product MSTLIGQGGMGQVWTAYDRRLDRRVAVKLLRPDKVAGQEADELRRRFVRECRVTAQVDHPGLVTVHDAGSEGEELFLVMQYIDGADLSDHLAEQDPYPWQWAVAVAAQLCAVLSAVHAVPIVHRDLKPRNVMVKQDGTVTVLDLGVASVMDADTTRLTHTGTPIGSPAYMAPEQAMGGAVGPYTDLYALGVLLHELLSGDVPFAGSTALGVLHRHLYEPPVPVRRIRPEVPESLEALVLHLLAKDPQHRPGSAQEVYERLALLLPARGMPSGAPLDPTRPFLRPHAPWPDRARTPASQPAPLAPPAAEKRDVAAAVDEVKRLLGEGRITQAVDILGAILPTAAEQHGAHSPVVRTLRKQYAATLMDDGQYRRALPELRRLADERAAEAGPSDPQSLRYRYEAAQCLESLGDPAAALAEYRALLPYYENQYMAGDPELAHEVRRRMGHLLLALGDRGAAHETLGRLLVDVERRHGPGHPLAADIRRTLQWLGQVRG from the coding sequence CTGTCCACGCTCATCGGACAGGGCGGCATGGGCCAGGTCTGGACGGCGTACGACCGACGGCTGGACCGGCGCGTGGCGGTGAAGCTGCTGCGCCCCGACAAGGTGGCCGGGCAGGAGGCCGACGAACTGCGCCGCCGCTTCGTGCGCGAGTGCCGGGTGACCGCGCAGGTCGACCACCCCGGGCTGGTCACGGTGCACGACGCGGGCAGCGAGGGCGAGGAGCTGTTCCTCGTCATGCAGTACATCGACGGCGCCGACCTCTCCGACCACCTCGCCGAGCAGGACCCCTACCCGTGGCAGTGGGCGGTCGCGGTCGCGGCCCAACTGTGCGCCGTGCTGAGCGCCGTGCACGCCGTGCCGATCGTCCACCGCGACCTGAAGCCGCGCAACGTGATGGTGAAGCAGGACGGCACGGTCACCGTCCTCGACCTGGGCGTCGCCTCCGTCATGGACGCCGACACCACCCGCCTCACCCACACCGGCACGCCCATCGGCTCGCCCGCCTACATGGCGCCCGAGCAGGCGATGGGCGGCGCGGTCGGCCCGTACACCGACCTGTACGCGCTCGGCGTGCTGCTGCACGAACTCCTCAGCGGGGACGTGCCGTTCGCGGGTTCGACGGCGCTCGGGGTGCTGCACCGGCATCTGTACGAGCCGCCGGTGCCCGTCCGCCGCATCCGCCCCGAGGTCCCCGAGTCGCTCGAAGCGCTCGTCCTGCATCTGCTCGCGAAGGACCCGCAGCACCGGCCCGGTTCCGCGCAGGAGGTGTACGAGCGCCTCGCGCTGCTGTTGCCCGCGCGCGGGATGCCCAGCGGGGCGCCGCTCGACCCCACGCGCCCGTTCCTGCGCCCGCACGCCCCCTGGCCGGACCGCGCCCGCACCCCCGCGTCGCAGCCCGCCCCGCTCGCGCCGCCCGCCGCCGAGAAACGCGACGTCGCCGCCGCCGTGGACGAGGTCAAGCGGCTGCTCGGGGAGGGCCGGATCACGCAGGCCGTCGACATCCTCGGCGCGATCCTGCCCACGGCCGCCGAGCAGCACGGCGCGCACTCCCCGGTCGTGCGCACCCTGCGCAAGCAGTACGCGGCCACGCTCATGGACGACGGCCAGTACCGGCGCGCGCTGCCCGAACTGCGCCGCCTCGCCGACGAGCGCGCCGCCGAGGCCGGCCCGTCCGACCCGCAGTCCCTGCGCTACCGCTACGAGGCCGCCCAGTGCCTGGAGTCGCTCGGCGACCCGGCGGCGGCCCTCGCGGAGTACCGCGCGCTGCTGCCGTACTACGAGAACCAGTACATGGCCGGCGACCCCGAGCTCGCCCACGAGGTGCGCCGCCGCATGGGCCACCTGCTGCTCGCGCTCGGCGACCGCGGCGCGGCCCACGAGACCCTCGGCCGCCTCCTGGTGGACGTCGAGCGCCGTCACGGCCCCGGACACCCGCTCGCGGCGGACATCCGGCGGACGCTGCAGTGGCTGGGGCAGGTGCGCGGCTAG
- a CDS encoding glycoside hydrolase domain-containing protein, with amino-acid sequence MSEHRQSKKRRYIAWGVAGAAVVAGGGIAATNSMAATTWPAQKTYTGRAFDTCAAPSLAAMKAWHTDGAYGAAAVYIGGKNRGCSQPNLTASWVKSLTTVGWKFIPLYVGSQPSCGSGGSVKISASTAAAVGKSEADDAVAKSAALGFKAGSPIYLDMESYDITNTACNNAVLTYVRAFDKELHVKIYRSGLYGFSSSSAKAIATATDKTDLPGNLWYALWDKTYTTTSDWPWGSTQFTNHSRAHQYMVNSKETRGGYTITVDRDTWDAPVAITG; translated from the coding sequence ATGTCCGAGCACCGGCAGTCGAAGAAGCGCAGATACATCGCCTGGGGCGTCGCGGGTGCCGCCGTCGTCGCCGGCGGCGGTATCGCCGCGACGAACTCGATGGCCGCCACCACCTGGCCCGCGCAGAAGACCTACACCGGCCGCGCCTTCGACACCTGCGCCGCGCCCTCCCTGGCCGCGATGAAGGCCTGGCACACCGACGGCGCCTACGGTGCCGCCGCCGTCTACATCGGCGGCAAGAACCGCGGCTGCAGCCAGCCCAACCTCACCGCCTCCTGGGTCAAGTCCCTCACCACGGTCGGCTGGAAGTTCATCCCGCTCTACGTCGGCTCGCAGCCGTCCTGCGGTTCCGGCGGCTCGGTGAAGATCAGCGCCTCCACGGCCGCCGCCGTCGGCAAGTCCGAGGCGGACGACGCGGTCGCCAAGTCCGCCGCGCTCGGCTTCAAGGCCGGCAGCCCGATCTACCTGGACATGGAGTCGTACGACATCACGAACACGGCCTGCAACAACGCCGTGTTGACGTACGTCCGCGCCTTCGACAAGGAACTGCACGTCAAGATCTACCGCAGCGGCCTCTACGGCTTCTCCAGCTCCAGCGCCAAGGCGATCGCGACGGCGACCGACAAGACGGACCTGCCGGGCAACCTCTGGTACGCGCTGTGGGACAAGACGTACACCACGACCTCGGACTGGCCCTGGGGCTCCACCCAGTTCACCAACCACAGCCGGGCCCACCAGTACATGGTCAACAGCAAGGAGACGCGCGGCGGTTACACGATCACCGTGGACCGCGACACCTGGGACGCGCCGGTGGCCATCACCGGCTGA
- a CDS encoding nucleoside triphosphate pyrophosphohydrolase, translating to MNANSPAPDGTSAPAPGRIVLLTTSHRVAPGLLSWPAWQALRDADRVLCADGAHPQLPYLGEAGIRVDEAAPTAEELVAACAGGHTVVIVATGEGEPALTDGLARLAGSGRVQMPELELLPASYDLPGARLLDLVQVMDRIRAECPWSSQQTHQGLAKYGIEEAYELVEAIEEGDRDELREELGDVLLQVVFHARIAEEDPDTPFSVDDVAAGIVTKLIHRHPHVFGDETASTPEEVKAHWLRTKATEKQRTSVTEGIPMGQPGLALAAKLASRVRTAGLEVPLPLPKGDDGIGYELLALAVRAEADGVDPEAALRAAGRAYRDAIREREDGSGTGAGTVAEG from the coding sequence GTGAACGCAAACAGCCCCGCCCCTGACGGCACCTCCGCACCCGCCCCCGGCCGTATCGTCCTGCTCACCACCAGCCACCGCGTCGCCCCCGGCCTGCTGTCCTGGCCCGCCTGGCAGGCACTGCGCGACGCCGACCGGGTGCTGTGCGCGGACGGGGCGCATCCGCAGTTGCCGTATCTGGGCGAGGCCGGGATACGGGTGGACGAGGCAGCCCCGACCGCCGAGGAACTGGTCGCCGCCTGCGCGGGCGGCCACACCGTGGTGATCGTGGCCACGGGCGAGGGCGAGCCGGCGCTGACCGACGGCCTGGCCCGGCTCGCCGGCTCCGGCCGCGTCCAGATGCCCGAGCTGGAGCTGCTCCCCGCCTCCTACGACCTGCCGGGCGCCCGACTCCTCGACCTCGTCCAGGTCATGGACCGCATTCGCGCCGAGTGCCCGTGGTCCTCGCAGCAGACCCACCAGGGCCTGGCGAAGTACGGCATCGAGGAGGCGTACGAACTCGTCGAGGCGATCGAGGAGGGCGACCGCGACGAGCTGCGCGAGGAGCTGGGCGACGTCCTCCTCCAGGTCGTCTTCCACGCCCGCATCGCCGAGGAGGACCCCGACACCCCCTTCTCCGTCGACGACGTGGCCGCCGGCATCGTCACCAAGCTGATCCACCGCCACCCACACGTCTTCGGCGACGAGACGGCGTCAACTCCCGAAGAGGTCAAGGCGCATTGGCTCCGCACGAAGGCGACAGAGAAACAGCGCACCTCCGTCACCGAGGGCATCCCCATGGGCCAGCCCGGCCTGGCCCTCGCGGCGAAGCTGGCATCACGCGTGCGGACGGCGGGACTTGAGGTGCCGTTGCCGCTGCCGAAGGGCGACGACGGCATCGGCTACGAGCTGCTGGCACTGGCCGTGCGGGCGGAGGCGGACGGGGTGGATCCGGAGGCGGCGTTGCGGGCGGCGGGGCGGGCTTATCGGGACGCGATCCGGGAGAGGGAGGACGGGAGCGGTACCGGCGCCGGGACTGTGGCCGAAGGCTGA